One Streptomyces sp. V4I8 genomic window carries:
- a CDS encoding IS1634 family transposase, with protein MAVTSVVEKRLGALPVAAEFLRRLDVAGIVDEVCPGGASALVTHGQVIEALVANRLTSPAPLVRVEDWARCWAVEEVFGIEPALLNDDRLARALDAIAPQLEHIAGTVGARAIGEFGIDVARMHWDMTSMSVHGAFPVEGQEEDFPVIGYGHPKDRRFDLKQVQAGLAVSADGGIPLHARVFGGGAAEVSQVVGAMKDLRAMAGERDFLMVADSKLVSYSNVRALLAAGVQFIAPAPAAQVKDEVYAALDPAQATIVDWTPNREAGKPAERRETYRVLEDTHTLTGPRKSDPVLTVRRILVHSTANAAGQQAARDKRLAKAAQDLNKLTAAAGGRHYKTREKIVARIGVIAAKRRVTSCLRWTVTDNEDGTPVLAWHFDTGVLKAEAVVDGWYALLTSVPADQADAGQTLIHYKGQGAVERRYHDFKGPLAVAPVFVQHNRRVAALIQVICLALLVFCLIERQVRRALGPEQTMSGLYPDNRRVRPTGRMVFYHLGELTLRIGNITDPPTVQITRGVQLHLLDLLDTDIGQTRWPQT; from the coding sequence GTGGCGGTGACGTCCGTGGTGGAGAAGCGTCTGGGCGCTCTGCCTGTCGCTGCCGAGTTTCTGCGTCGGCTGGATGTCGCCGGGATCGTCGACGAGGTGTGTCCTGGTGGCGCGAGTGCGCTGGTGACGCACGGGCAGGTGATCGAGGCGTTGGTGGCCAACCGGCTGACGTCGCCCGCGCCGTTGGTGCGGGTGGAGGACTGGGCCAGGTGCTGGGCAGTGGAAGAGGTCTTCGGGATCGAGCCCGCTCTGCTCAACGATGATCGTCTGGCCCGGGCACTGGATGCGATCGCTCCGCAGCTGGAGCACATCGCGGGCACGGTCGGGGCGCGGGCGATCGGTGAGTTCGGGATCGATGTGGCCCGGATGCACTGGGACATGACCAGCATGTCCGTGCACGGGGCCTTCCCGGTCGAGGGTCAGGAGGAGGACTTCCCCGTCATTGGCTACGGGCATCCCAAGGACCGGCGCTTCGATCTGAAGCAGGTCCAGGCCGGGCTCGCGGTGTCGGCCGACGGCGGCATCCCGCTCCATGCCCGGGTCTTCGGCGGTGGTGCGGCCGAGGTCAGCCAGGTCGTCGGCGCGATGAAGGACCTGCGGGCCATGGCCGGTGAACGCGACTTCCTGATGGTCGCCGACTCCAAGCTGGTGTCCTACTCCAACGTCCGTGCCCTGCTGGCGGCCGGGGTCCAGTTCATCGCCCCGGCCCCGGCCGCGCAGGTCAAGGACGAGGTCTATGCCGCTCTCGATCCCGCGCAGGCCACCATCGTGGACTGGACGCCCAACCGGGAGGCGGGCAAGCCCGCCGAGCGGCGCGAGACCTACCGCGTGCTGGAGGACACCCACACCCTGACCGGGCCCCGCAAGAGCGATCCTGTGCTCACCGTGCGACGGATCCTGGTCCACTCCACCGCGAACGCCGCCGGCCAGCAAGCAGCCCGGGACAAACGCCTGGCCAAGGCCGCCCAGGACCTGAACAAGCTCACCGCTGCGGCCGGCGGACGCCACTACAAGACCCGGGAGAAGATCGTCGCCCGAATCGGTGTCATCGCCGCCAAGCGCCGTGTCACCTCTTGTCTGCGCTGGACCGTCACCGATAACGAGGACGGCACCCCGGTCCTGGCCTGGCACTTCGACACCGGCGTGCTGAAGGCGGAAGCCGTGGTCGACGGCTGGTACGCACTGCTGACGTCTGTCCCCGCCGACCAGGCGGACGCTGGGCAGACTCTGATCCACTACAAGGGCCAGGGCGCGGTCGAGCGCAGATACCACGACTTCAAGGGCCCGCTCGCGGTCGCGCCGGTCTTCGTGCAGCACAACCGGCGCGTTGCCGCCCTGATCCAGGTCATCTGCCTGGCCCTGCTCGTCTTCTGCCTGATCGAACGGCAGGTCAGACGCGCGCTCGGCCCCGAGCAGACCATGAGCGGCCTCTACCCCGACAACCGCCGGGTCCGCCCCACCGGCCGCATGGTCTTCTACCACCTCGGCGAACTCACCCTGCGCATCGGCAACATCACCGACCCGCCCACCGTCCAGATCACCCGCGGCGTCCAACTCCACCTCCTCGACCTACTCGACACCGACATCGGACAAACCCGCTGGCCACAGACCTGA
- a CDS encoding CHAT domain-containing protein → MPLSETLARLYRYRHLTDLRKARRFNRAQKRLRRGLDAYERTRVDHFVLDDEALADALELWNVIRPADPRHFTRRDREWIAAAHLAIGWFFHARWAARPTNFELSQAIYHLAPIAHHPGVIPEALVSVLGAAAEPEVQAAVATSMLTEASSTTERSYLTAVIELFRQALLATPPDDPLFAAHANNLGIAYRYDHQWYGAEEHLERAILLTEQALELMPAAGDERADVLSNLTACYQQRHLRTGALADLDKAVELGSSATDVAVDPSHRALALSHLGIAHQLRYMRNGATADLQWAIEVAEEAVSLTPADHPERAGRLANLAVGLQQRYLRSNVPADLARAIDISEQCVATTPVDHPERGLHLSHLASALSYSYRENEDSAALDRAIDVGEQALALITHVHPDRVGHMSNLAKNYRLRYEQRGTPEDLRHAVDHAEQALSITSDDHPVVMVALANLAHAYRLQVLADGDHLDREVLHGLASLAVNATTASAEHRVLAYAKLGQLARDLREMRLAVELFDAAVALLPSVAPGEIGREDQEHRIGQFYGLVGETVAAHLAIDDATGAVEIGELARGILLAAELDSRTDLTGLEETEPDLAIRFRSARDRLAQAQLPPLGAPVGVGLVDHRRRLWDEYNELLGDIRKIPDFTRFLLPPELTESRTAATGGVVVLVNLGVRRGDAVIITSDGEPTPVPLPDLSWEAATANATQLVWATHDNTLTGRLRGRRLLTDTLAWMRAAIVEPVLDALPPTERIWWLPTGILGLFPLHAAITRDDVVSSYTPTLRALNHARTRRPVVDRRHLTVALAHLPGLPDLPGTAAEAATLHAHHRGTLLVDDTATSERVLAELTTATWAHFACHATAHLTEPSRGGLVLRDGVLPIATVSRLQLEQAELAYLSACSTARRNIEHADESIHLASAFQLAGFRHVIASLWPLDDAVAAMTARIFYDHLSDDDHLSDQPAADRAAYALHRVAWELRRNHPDRPDLWAALVHSGP, encoded by the coding sequence ATGCCGCTCAGTGAGACGTTGGCACGGCTGTATCGCTACCGGCATCTGACCGACCTACGCAAGGCCCGGCGGTTCAACCGGGCGCAGAAGCGACTCCGCCGAGGCCTTGACGCGTACGAACGCACCCGCGTCGATCATTTTGTGCTCGATGACGAGGCACTGGCCGACGCCCTTGAGCTGTGGAACGTCATACGCCCGGCCGATCCGCGCCACTTCACCAGAAGGGATCGTGAGTGGATCGCCGCAGCGCATCTCGCCATCGGCTGGTTCTTCCATGCGCGCTGGGCCGCACGGCCCACCAACTTCGAGCTGTCACAGGCGATCTACCACCTCGCTCCCATCGCGCACCATCCTGGCGTGATCCCGGAAGCGCTGGTCTCGGTACTCGGTGCGGCGGCCGAGCCCGAGGTGCAGGCTGCGGTCGCGACGAGCATGCTCACCGAGGCCTCCTCGACCACCGAGCGGTCGTACCTGACGGCCGTCATCGAATTGTTCAGGCAAGCGCTGCTGGCTACGCCTCCCGACGACCCGCTGTTCGCCGCCCACGCCAACAATCTCGGTATCGCCTACCGATACGACCACCAGTGGTACGGCGCTGAGGAGCACCTGGAACGCGCGATCCTGCTCACCGAGCAGGCACTCGAGCTGATGCCCGCCGCAGGTGACGAACGTGCTGACGTACTGTCGAATCTCACCGCCTGCTACCAGCAGCGTCACCTACGCACCGGTGCATTGGCCGATCTCGACAAGGCGGTCGAACTCGGCAGCAGCGCGACGGACGTTGCGGTAGACCCCTCTCACCGGGCGCTGGCGCTGTCCCACCTCGGCATCGCCCACCAGCTGCGCTATATGAGGAACGGGGCGACGGCCGACCTGCAGTGGGCCATCGAGGTGGCGGAGGAGGCTGTCTCCTTGACGCCGGCGGATCATCCGGAACGCGCTGGGCGACTCGCGAACCTTGCCGTCGGCCTGCAACAGAGGTACCTGCGGAGCAACGTCCCCGCCGACCTGGCGCGCGCCATCGACATCAGCGAGCAGTGCGTTGCCACGACGCCTGTTGACCACCCGGAGCGGGGCCTCCATCTGTCCCACCTCGCGTCCGCCCTGTCGTACAGCTACAGGGAAAACGAGGATTCGGCAGCCCTTGACCGTGCGATCGACGTGGGGGAACAGGCGCTGGCGCTCATCACCCACGTACACCCGGACCGGGTCGGACACATGTCGAACCTCGCCAAGAACTACCGGCTGCGATACGAACAACGCGGCACGCCCGAAGACCTCCGCCACGCGGTGGACCATGCCGAACAGGCACTGTCCATCACCTCCGACGACCACCCCGTAGTCATGGTCGCGCTGGCGAACCTCGCGCACGCCTATCGCCTCCAGGTCCTCGCAGACGGTGACCACCTCGACCGCGAAGTGCTGCACGGACTGGCATCACTGGCCGTGAACGCCACGACCGCATCAGCGGAGCACCGGGTACTGGCGTACGCGAAGTTGGGCCAGCTGGCACGTGACCTACGCGAGATGCGGCTCGCCGTCGAGCTGTTCGACGCCGCGGTGGCACTGCTGCCGTCGGTGGCGCCGGGAGAGATCGGCCGGGAGGACCAGGAACACCGTATCGGGCAGTTCTACGGCCTGGTCGGTGAAACCGTGGCCGCTCACCTCGCGATCGATGATGCCACCGGCGCAGTGGAGATCGGTGAGCTGGCCAGGGGCATCCTGCTGGCGGCGGAGCTCGACTCCCGAACCGACCTCACCGGCCTCGAGGAGACAGAGCCAGACCTGGCCATCCGGTTCCGGAGCGCACGTGACCGACTCGCTCAAGCGCAACTCCCCCCGCTCGGGGCCCCCGTCGGGGTCGGCCTTGTCGACCACCGCCGACGACTGTGGGACGAGTACAACGAACTCCTCGGCGACATTCGCAAGATCCCCGACTTCACTCGCTTCCTCCTGCCGCCCGAACTGACAGAGTCGCGGACGGCCGCGACTGGTGGTGTCGTCGTACTGGTCAACCTCGGGGTCCGCCGAGGGGACGCCGTCATCATCACTTCTGACGGCGAGCCAACCCCCGTCCCGCTGCCCGACCTGTCCTGGGAGGCAGCCACAGCGAACGCCACGCAACTGGTGTGGGCGACCCATGATAACACCCTGACCGGCAGACTCCGCGGCCGACGTCTCCTCACGGACACGCTCGCCTGGATGAGGGCCGCGATCGTCGAACCCGTCCTCGACGCCCTACCGCCCACGGAACGGATCTGGTGGCTGCCCACCGGCATCCTCGGACTCTTCCCTCTGCACGCTGCCATCACACGGGACGACGTCGTCTCGTCCTACACACCGACGCTGCGCGCGCTCAACCATGCGCGCACACGACGCCCGGTGGTCGACCGACGTCACCTGACCGTCGCCCTCGCCCACCTCCCCGGCCTCCCGGATCTCCCGGGAACAGCCGCGGAGGCGGCAACACTGCACGCACACCATCGCGGAACTCTGCTGGTCGATGACACCGCGACGAGCGAACGAGTGCTCGCCGAACTCACCACGGCCACCTGGGCCCACTTCGCCTGCCACGCCACCGCCCACCTGACCGAGCCATCCCGGGGAGGCCTGGTCCTGCGGGACGGTGTTCTGCCGATCGCCACCGTCAGTCGTCTGCAGCTGGAACAGGCCGAGCTGGCCTACCTGTCCGCCTGCTCGACCGCCCGACGCAACATCGAACACGCGGACGAGTCCATCCACCTGGCCTCCGCGTTCCAACTCGCCGGGTTCCGCCACGTGATCGCCAGCCTGTGGCCGCTGGACGACGCCGTGGCCGCGATGACCGCACGCATCTTCTACGATCACCTGTCCGACGACGATCACCTGTCCGACCAGCCCGCAGCGGACAGAGCCGCCTACGCACTGCATCGCGTTGCGTGGGAATTACGCAGGAACCATCCCGACAGACCAGACCTCTGGGCGGCGCTCGTCCACAGCGGCCCGTAG
- a CDS encoding epoxide hydrolase family protein: protein MITPHAFPLEPTPIHVSDKVLDDLRARLTLTRPPLDEGNGDWSYGVPESYLRELVAYWRDGYDWREAEAAINVYEHYQVSVTGVPVHFMRKPGRGPRPIPLILTHGWPWTFWHWSKVIDPLADPAAFGGDPADAFDVIVPSLPGFGFPGPLTGFPDVNFWKVSDLWHTLMTETLGYDKYAAGGCDIGGIVSSQLGHKYADELYGIHIGSGLPLDFFTGPRAWDFARNRPLTDDQPADVRARINELDHRWASHLAVHMLDGATLAHGLSDSPAGLLAWLLERWNAWSDNGGDLESVFTKDDLLTHATIYWVNNSIATSMRYYANANRYPWAPAHDRTPVVQAPVGLTFVTYENPPGIHTARERVQAFKSGPQAAWFNHVNVNAHGHGGHFIPWENPDAWVSDLRRTFHGRRP from the coding sequence TTGATCACCCCGCACGCCTTCCCCCTGGAGCCCACCCCGATCCATGTGTCCGACAAGGTCCTCGACGACCTGCGCGCCCGTCTTACCCTGACCCGTCCGCCGCTGGACGAGGGGAATGGAGACTGGTCGTACGGCGTCCCGGAGAGCTATCTCCGGGAGCTGGTCGCCTACTGGCGGGACGGGTACGACTGGCGCGAGGCCGAGGCCGCCATCAACGTCTACGAGCACTACCAGGTGAGCGTGACCGGTGTCCCGGTGCACTTCATGCGCAAGCCCGGCCGCGGCCCCCGGCCGATCCCGTTGATCCTCACCCACGGCTGGCCGTGGACGTTCTGGCACTGGTCGAAGGTGATCGACCCGCTCGCCGACCCGGCCGCGTTCGGTGGTGACCCCGCCGACGCGTTCGATGTCATCGTGCCGTCACTGCCCGGCTTCGGTTTCCCCGGCCCGCTCACCGGCTTTCCGGACGTCAACTTCTGGAAAGTCTCCGACCTCTGGCACACGCTGATGACCGAGACTTTGGGATACGACAAGTACGCCGCCGGGGGCTGCGACATCGGCGGAATCGTCTCCAGCCAGCTCGGCCACAAGTACGCCGACGAGCTGTACGGCATCCACATCGGCTCCGGGCTGCCGCTCGACTTCTTCACCGGCCCCCGCGCCTGGGACTTCGCCCGGAACCGGCCCCTCACCGACGACCAGCCCGCCGACGTCCGCGCCCGCATCAACGAGCTGGACCACCGCTGGGCGTCCCACCTCGCCGTGCACATGCTCGACGGCGCCACCCTGGCCCACGGGCTGAGCGACTCACCCGCCGGGTTGCTCGCGTGGCTGCTGGAACGCTGGAACGCCTGGAGCGACAACGGAGGCGACCTCGAATCCGTCTTCACCAAGGACGACCTGCTCACCCACGCCACGATCTACTGGGTGAACAACTCCATTGCCACGTCGATGCGTTACTACGCCAACGCCAACCGCTACCCCTGGGCCCCCGCCCACGACCGCACCCCGGTCGTGCAGGCCCCGGTCGGCCTCACCTTCGTCACGTACGAGAACCCGCCCGGCATCCACACCGCCCGCGAGCGCGTCCAGGCATTCAAGAGCGGCCCGCAGGCCGCTTGGTTCAACCACGTCAACGTCAACGCCCACGGCCACGGCGGCCACTTCATCCCCTGGGAGAACCCGGACGCCTGGGTGAGCGACCTGCGCCGCACCTTCCACGGCCGCAGGCCCTGA
- a CDS encoding TetR/AcrR family transcriptional regulator — MPTGVHLRDARQQLFDAAERVLLRDGPNGLTSRAVTDEAGCAKGVLLTSALATLFGPIPVAIIPLITFRDELRARLRQARSGGGIAILAEAATAVSAYLAAERELGRIAVDADIDSLTLSLVGGGHLLFADRDPGPPDLAAVNKLVTAVIADAVQRRPS, encoded by the coding sequence ATGCCGACTGGGGTGCATCTTCGCGACGCGCGGCAGCAGCTGTTCGACGCTGCGGAACGCGTGCTTCTGCGGGACGGGCCGAACGGGTTGACCAGCCGGGCCGTCACCGACGAGGCGGGCTGCGCCAAAGGCGTCCTGCTCACCAGCGCACTGGCCACCCTGTTCGGACCGATTCCGGTGGCAATCATCCCGCTCATCACCTTCCGGGATGAGCTGCGCGCACGGCTGCGGCAGGCCAGGTCCGGAGGCGGCATCGCGATCCTCGCCGAGGCCGCGACCGCGGTCTCCGCTTATCTGGCCGCCGAGCGTGAACTGGGCCGCATCGCGGTCGACGCCGACATCGACTCACTCACCCTCTCTCTGGTCGGTGGCGGGCATCTCCTGTTCGCGGACCGCGACCCCGGCCCACCGGACTTGGCAGCCGTCAACAAGCTCGTGACAGCGGTTATCGCCGATGCCGTGCAACGACGACCGTCCTAG